The genomic window TTGCGCTAGAGGGTTCAATTGTAGACGGCCACACTTTTATTTCAAAAGCTATAGAAAATGGAGCTAAAACAATCTTGGTTGAAAAAGATGTTGATAAAGTAGAGGGAATAAACTATTTCTTAGTTGATGGACTTAGAGAAAAAATGGGAATTATTGCATCTAATTTTTATGGATACCCTCAAAATCAACTAAAAATAGTAGGAGTTACAGGGACTAATGGAAAAACAACTACAACTTATATTCTAGAAAGTATCTTAGGAGAAAAAAATGTTGCGAGAATTGGTACTGTTGAATATAAAATCGGTGACGAGATAATTCCTGCTCCAAATACAACTCCATCTAGCTTAGAAATTATAAAAATTTGTAAAAAAGCACTAGAAAAAAATATAAAATATCTTATTATGGAAGTTAGTTCTCACGGACTAGATATTGGTAGAGTAAATATGCTAAGATTTGAGGCTGGAATATTTACAAACCTTACTTTAGATCATTTAGACTATCATAAAACTATGGAAAATTATTATCTTGCCAAAAGAAAACTTTTTGATTTAGTAAAGGATAAGAAAAATTCTATAATAAATATTGATGATGAATATGGAAAAAGATATTTAGAATATACAAATGGTATTAGTTATGGAATAGGTCAAGGAGACATTCAAGGTGAGATAAAACAAATCACAAGAGAGGGACAAGAGGTAACTATTAAGATTTTTGAAAAAGAATATAAAATTAATCTAAGACTTTTAGGAAGATACAATCTTTCAAATCTTTTAGGTGCTATTGGAGCTGTAAAAACTTTGGGACTTTCAGATGAGGAGATTATTTCAAAAATTCCTTTAATTCACGGAGCTCCAGGAAGATTTGAGCCTGTAAAAATAGATAGAGATTTTACTGTGATAGTTGACTATGCTCATACAGGAGATGCCTTAGAAAATATTTTAAAAAGCATAAATGAGTTTAAAACCAATAGAGTTATCACAGTATTTGGCTGTGGTGGAGATAGAGATAAAACTAAACGTCCTATAATGGGAGGGATTGCTGAAAAATACAGTGATATAGTTATTGTTACATCTGATAATCCAAGAACTGAAGACCCTGAAGAAATTATAAAAGATATTGTTGTAGGGCTTACAAAAGAAAATCATATAATAGAAATCCATAGAGAGAAAGCTATCGAAAAAGCTATCTCTTTGGCAGAAAAAAATGATATAATCTTAATAGCTGGAAAAGGACACGAAAATTATCAAGTGATTGGTAGAGAAAAAATCCATTTTGATGATAAAGAAGAGGTTATAAAAGCTATAAAAAAATTAAATAAATAATAAAAGAAAGGAATGATAATGTTAAATAAATTAGATAGAACAAGAGAAGTAAAAGTTGGGAATTTTACAATAGGTGGCAAACAAAGATTTACACTTATTGCAGGACCTTGTGCAATAGAAAACGAAGAGATGTCAATAGATGTTGCAAGAAAAATAAAAGAGATTTGCGATAAGTTAGGAATAAACTATATTTTTAAATCATCTTTTGATAAAGCTAATCGTTCTTCAATTCATTCTTTCAGAGGTGTTGGAATGGAAGAGGGGCTAAGAATTCTTAAAAAAGTAAAAGATGAAGTGGGAGTTCCCGTTATCACAGATGTTCACGAGTCTTGGCAATGTGAAAAAGTAGCCGAAGTTGTAGATATGTTACAAATTCCAGCTTTTTTATGCAGACAGACAGATTTAATAGTTGCAGCTGGAAAAACAGGTTTACCTGTAAATGTAAAAAA from Fusobacterium perfoetens includes these protein-coding regions:
- a CDS encoding UDP-N-acetylmuramoyl-L-alanyl-D-glutamate--2,6-diaminopimelate ligase encodes the protein MVINELFKDVEYKILQKVSDEINGEDLEFDSRKIKQGDVFIALEGSIVDGHTFISKAIENGAKTILVEKDVDKVEGINYFLVDGLREKMGIIASNFYGYPQNQLKIVGVTGTNGKTTTTYILESILGEKNVARIGTVEYKIGDEIIPAPNTTPSSLEIIKICKKALEKNIKYLIMEVSSHGLDIGRVNMLRFEAGIFTNLTLDHLDYHKTMENYYLAKRKLFDLVKDKKNSIINIDDEYGKRYLEYTNGISYGIGQGDIQGEIKQITREGQEVTIKIFEKEYKINLRLLGRYNLSNLLGAIGAVKTLGLSDEEIISKIPLIHGAPGRFEPVKIDRDFTVIVDYAHTGDALENILKSINEFKTNRVITVFGCGGDRDKTKRPIMGGIAEKYSDIVIVTSDNPRTEDPEEIIKDIVVGLTKENHIIEIHREKAIEKAISLAEKNDIILIAGKGHENYQVIGREKIHFDDKEEVIKAIKKLNK
- the kdsA gene encoding 3-deoxy-8-phosphooctulonate synthase, producing MLNKLDRTREVKVGNFTIGGKQRFTLIAGPCAIENEEMSIDVARKIKEICDKLGINYIFKSSFDKANRSSIHSFRGVGMEEGLRILKKVKDEVGVPVITDVHESWQCEKVAEVVDMLQIPAFLCRQTDLIVAAGKTGLPVNVKKGQFLAPWDMKNVVTKMDEIGNPNVLLCERGNIFGYNNFVVDMRGLLEMRKLGVPVVFDATHSVQIPGGLSSCSGGNREYVFPLMKAALSIGVDAIFAEVHPEPEKAPCDGPNMLYLDDLEEVLKTAIKLDDIAKDM